One genomic region from Clarias gariepinus isolate MV-2021 ecotype Netherlands chromosome 22, CGAR_prim_01v2, whole genome shotgun sequence encodes:
- the tcf21 gene encoding transcription factor 21 → MSTGSISDADEFHDSELLEGLLPFGSSGDTAPRESAEDSSNGEGSGVTELTGHAPGKRRRTAASASSRRAASAGGGGAAVAHEGKQVQRNAANARERARMRVLSKAFSRLKTTLPWVPPDTKLSKLDTLRLASSYIAHLRQILANDKHEHGYIHPVNLTWPFMVAGKPENELKEMLNSTRLCGTTAS, encoded by the exons ATGTCCACCGGCTCCATCAGCGACGCGGACGAGTTCCACGACTCGGAACTGCTGGAGGGGCTGCTGCCGTTCGGCTCAAGCGGAGACACGGCGCCACGGGAGAGCGCGGAGGACAGCTCGAACGGGGAGGGATCCGGGGTTACTGAGCTCACCGGGCACGCGCCGGGCAAGCGGCGCAGAACGGCCGCGTCTGCGTCCTCGCGCAGAGCGGCGTCCGCCGGAGGAGGGGGCGCGGCCGTGGCGCACGAGGGCAAACAGGTCCAGAGGAACGCGGCGAACGCGCGCGAGAGGGCGCGGATGCGCGTGCTGAGCAAGGCGTTCTCGCGCCTAAAAACCACGCTGCCCTGGGTACCTCCGGACACCAAGCTGTCCAAACTGGACACGCTGCGGCTCGCGTCGAGTTACATCGCCCACCTGCGCCAGATCCTGGCCAACGACAAGCACGAGCACGGATACATCCATCCCGTTAACCTG ACGTGGCCGTTCATGGTGGCGGGGAAACCAGAAAACGAGCTTAAAGAGATGCTGAACTCCACCAGATTATGCGGCACCACCGCATCTTGA